Within Pseudomonas alloputida, the genomic segment TCGGGCAGCACCACCTCGTCGTCGGCGGCGAAGTCGAACAAGCTCTTGTAGAACAGCACCCAGCTGTCCAGCGACTCGGCCGGCAAGGCTAGGGCCATGTGGTCGATGCGGCGCAGGCCGCCGGTAGCGGTTGCGTTGTTGTCCAGGCTGAAGTCGGTATCGTACAGGGTGTGGCCGGCAGTGCCCTGCTCCACCAGATACAGCAGGCTGCCATCGGGCGCACGCACCGCCGGCACTTCGCATTCGTTGGGGCCGACCAGGCCGCGGAACGGCTGGCCACGGAAGGCGGTGGCCCGCTTCAAGGCCGCTTGCTGGTCCTTGACCCGCAGCGCAGTGGCGCACAGCGATGGGCCATGGGCCTCGAAGAAGTTGTGGCCGAAGGAATACGGTTCGGCGTTCAGCACAATGTTGATATCACCCTGGCGCAGCAGTTGCACTTCTTTGCTGCGGTGCTTGCCGGCTTCGGCAAAGCCCAGGCGCTTCAGCCAGTTGCCCAGGCGCGCGCCGACGGCTTCGTCGACCGCGAACTCCAGGAACTCCACGCCGTCATAAGCGCTGGCCGGCGGCGGGGAGAACAGCACGCCAGGTTCGATCGGCGTGTTCTCCTGCTCCAGGCGCAAGCGGGTCTGTTCTTCGAGGTACAGCAGCGAACGCAAGCCGTCGGCGGCATTCTGCCGGGTCGGTGCGGCGCGGAAGCCGTCGTTGAAGATTTCCAGCGACAGCGGGCCACGGTAACCCGTGGCGAGGATCGGCGCCAGGAAACCGGCCATGTCCATTTCGCCCTGCCCCGGGAAGCAGCGAAAGTGGCGGCTCCACTCCAGCACATCCATGGCCAGGATCGGCGCATCGGCCATTTGCACGAAGAAGATCTTGTCGCCGGGGATGTCGCGGATCGCGCTGGGGTCACCTTTGAGCGACAAGGTGTGGAAGCTGTCGAGGATCACCCCGAGTGCCGGGTGGTCGGCCTGGCGCACCAGGTTCCACACTTGCTGGTAAGTGTTGACGTGGCGGCCCCAGGCCAGCGCTTCGTAACCAATGCGCAGGCCACGCTTGCCGGCATGTTCGCCCAGCAGGCGCAGGTCGTCGACCAACAGTTGCTCGTCACCCAGGGCATCGGCCTGGACGTTGCTGCACACCAGCACCAGGTCGGTACCCAGCTCCTGCATCAGGTCGAACTTGCGTTCGGCGCGGTCGAGGTTTTTCTGCAGGCGGTCACGGCGGCAGCCTTCAAAGTCGCGGAAAGGCTGGAACAAGGTGATGGCAATGCCCAGGTCGGCGCACATCTGGCGCACCTGGCGCGGGCTGCCAGCGTAATAGAGCAGATCGTTCTCGAAGATCTCGACGCCGTCAAAACCGGCGGCGGCGATGGCTTCGAGCTTTTCCGGCAGAGTGCCGCTCAAGGACACGGTAGCGATCGAACGCTGCATGGCGGGAGTTCCTTGTTGTTGGAGGAATACGGTGCCATTCGGGCAAACAACCCCTGTCACAGTTTATGGCACGATCGATTATTCGCAGGTAAAGTCGTCGCTTCAATCTCTTTGTACGGAATGGTTAGTTTTGCGTTCGATTATCGCACAAAACCCGTTTTAGCGAATTGCTAGACCGCGGGCCCGTGGTCAACATGGACCACAGACGCAGGCACACCGACCGTTGCCTCCTGCCTTGGCATAACCTCTGGCGGAACCTGCGCAAACAACAATAACAACGGAGACAACGATGGCTCACTCCAGCTCGCAAGCAAAGAAAGCGACCGCCAGTGGATGGATAGGCTCGGCACTCGAGTACTACGACTTCTTCATCTACGCCCAGGCCGCTGCGCTGATTTTCCCGCAGATTTTCTTCCCTAACACCGACCCGAAAATGGCCATCATTGCCTCGTTGGCCACCTATGGCGTGGGCTACCTGGCACGCCCGATCGGCGCCTTCGTACTGGGCCACTGGGGTGACACCCGCGGTCGCAAGAACGTCCTGCTGCTGTGCATGTTCCTGATGGGCCTGTCGACCATGGCTGTCGGCCTGCTACCCACCTACCACGACATCGGCTACCTCGCACCGGCCTTGCTGGTGGTGTTGCGCCTGATCCAGGGCTTTGCCGTGGCCGGGGAAATTTCCGGTGCCAGCTCGATGATCATGGAGCACGCGCCGTTTGGCCGAAGAGGCTACTACGCCAGTTTCACCCTGCAAGGTGTGCAAGCGGGCCAGGTTCTGGCGGCGGCGGTATTCCTGCCACTGGCTTACTTCATGCCCAGCGAAGCCTTTACCGAATGGGGCTGGCGCATTCCGTTCCTGATGAGCGCCATCGTGCTGATTGCAGGCTTCATCATCCGTAAGGAAGTGCACGAAACCCCAGCGTTCGTGCAAGAAGAGAAACAGGACAAGGTTGCCAAGTCGCCCATCAGCGAGGCCTTCCGCCACAGCTGGAAGCACATGGTGCTGGTGATGTTCATGGCCCTGATGAACGTGATCCCGGTCGTTGCCACCATCTTCGGTGCGGCCTACGCGGTGCAGCCGGCGTATGGCATCGGCTTCGACAAGAGCGTATACCTGTGGATTCCGGTGGTCGGTAACATCGTCGCGGTGCTGGTGATCCCGTTCGTGGGCAACCTGTCGGACAAGATCGGCCGTCGCCCGACCATGATCGCTGGCTGCCTGGGCTCTGGCCTGCTGGCCTTCGTCTACCTGTATGCGATCAGCATCCAGAACGTGCCAATGGCGTTCGCGGCCTCGATCGTCATGTGGGGCATGGTCTACCAGGGTTACAACGCGGTGTTCCCAAGCTTCTACCCAGAGCTGTTCCACACCCGCTACCGCGTTACCGCCATGGCCATCGCGCAGAACATCGGCACCATGCTGACCGCCATGCTGCCCGCGCTGTTCGCAATGGTTGCCCCACCCGGCTCGGACAACATTCCGCTGGTAGTCGGTGGGCTGGCCTTCTTCATCACCGGCGTGTGTGCCCTGGCAGCCTACATTGCCCCGGAAACCCACCGCCTGGCGATGGAAGACCTGGGCAACCCGGACGCCAAGCCGATGGAAAAGGCAGCCTATGAAGCCAGCCGTAAAGGTAGCTTTCAGGCGGTGAGCCACTGATAGATTGCAGGGGCTGCTTTGCAGCCCCTTCGCGGGCAAGCCCGCTCATACAGGTACCGTACAGGCTTCAGCCCTTGATCACGTCCTGCAGACGTGCCCACAGCCGCTGCACATCCCCCCGCTCGGTCGGCAGCGCACCAATCGAAACCCGCACCATCCACCGCCCGTCCAGTGTAGCCGGCGTCACATAAGCAGCGCCGGATGCATTCAGCCGCTCGGCCCAGCCCTTGGTATGCGCATCCAGCGCCTCCCCTTCAAGCCCCGCCGGTCGATGGCGAATGCACAAGGTTTGCAGCTGTACTGGCGCCAACACTTCCCACTCCGCCGCCGCCTCGACCTGCCCCGCCAGCCACTGGGCATTGTCCAGGTCACGCCGCAGCCGCGCCTGCAATGCGTCGACACCCTCGCTGCGCAACATGAACCACAGCTTCAACGCACGGAACCGACGGCCCAGCGGTATCCCCCAGTCGCGCAGGTTCTTCACCTCGCCATCCACCGCCGACTGCAGGTAGCTGGGATTGGTGCTCATCACCCGGATCAGGTGTTGCGGATCGCGCACGTAGTAGATCGAGCAATCGAAGGCCACACCCAGCCATTTGTGCGCGTTGACCACCACCGAATCGGCCAGCTCGATGCCGTCCCACATCCAGCGGCACTCGGGCAGGATCATCGCCGAACCGGCCATGGCCGAGTCAACGTGCAACCACAGCCCATTGGCCTGGGCGATTTCACCGACCGGGCGCAGCGGGTCGAGGGCAGTGGTCGTCGTGGTGCCGGTGGTGGCAACCACGGCGCACGGCTGGTTGCCGGCAGCCAGGTCCTGTTCGATCGCCGCCTGCAGTGCCTCTGGGCGCAGGGCGTAGCGTTCGTCGGTGGGAATCAGGCGGATATTGTCGCGGCCAAAACCTGCCAGCAGTGCAGCCTTGTCCACCGAGCTGTGGGCGTGGGCGCTGACATACACGATCAAAGGCTTGGGCTCGGCCTGCAGGCCACCACGTACCAGGGCGTAGTCAGTGGCGCGTTCACGGGCACTGATCAGCGCCACCAGGGTGCTGGTCGAGGCAGTGTCCTGGATCACCCCACTCCACTGGCCAGACAGGCCAAGCAACTGGCGCAGCCAGTCGAGGGTGGTTTCTTCCAGTTCGCTCAGGGCCGGGCTGGATTGCCAGGACAGGCCCAGCACGCCCAGACCGGTACTGAGGAAGTCCCCCAGCACCGAGGACAGGGTGCCATTGGAAGGGAAATAGCCATAGAAGTCCGGGTGCTGCCAATGGGACAGGCCGGGCATGACCAGGTTATTGACGTCGTCGAGAATGGCCGCGAAAGGTTCGCCTTGTTGAGGGGCAGTTGCGGGCAAGGCGGCCTTGAGATAGCCAGGTTCGACCTGGGCCATGACCGGGCGTTCGCCCACGGTCTGGCGGTAGTCGGCAATCAGGTCGATCAGTTGGTGGCCGTACTGGCGGAATTGTTCGGGGGTCACGCTAGCTCTCCTGGGGGTTATCCATTGCCTGTGCTGGCCCTTTCGCGGGTAAACCCGCGCCTACAGCCGCGAAGAAGCCGCACAATCAACACAATGCCCCAGTCTAGGCACCTATCCCCAGCCGAATAACCTCGCTTACCGCATAGCTGCTATGGCGAACCCGCATGCCCGCCCTGCACCCCGAACTGCGACTGGCGCCACAACTCGAATACCCGGTTACGCAACCAGCGGTGCTCGGCCGAGGCCTGCAGGCGCTGGTGCCACACGACCCAGTAGCGCTGGCTGTGGTCGATGAAGCCCAGTGGTCGCCAGGCCAGGTCATGCAAACGGCTCAGTTGCCGGGCGATGTGCTCGGGGACCGTGGCCACGGCCTGACTGCTGGCAATCACTTGTACCGTGGCGCAGAAGAACGGCACTTCCAGGCTGACCCGCCGCTGCAGGCCCTGTGCACGCAAGTGCCGGTCGATGAAGCTGTCCTTGTCGCCACCGCCCGAAATGCGCACATGCTTGTACGCCAGGTAGTCGGCCTGGCTGAGCGCGGCCTGCGCGGCCAGCGGGTGATCCTGGCGCATCAGGCATACCGCGCGGTCCTCACCCAACAGCCGTCCGTGCAGGTTGGGCGGCGACTCGTCGAACAAGGTGGTCGCCAGGTCGATTTCTCCGCTGGCCAGCAAGGCGTACTGGCCGGCCTGCCAGGTGCGGTACTCCAGCGACACACCTGGCGCTTCGCGCTCCAGCGCCGCCACCAGCAGCGGCAGCATGTGCTCGGCCACATAGTCCGAAGCGGCCAGGCAGAACCGCCGCTCGCAGCGCGCCGGG encodes:
- the quiC gene encoding 3-dehydroshikimate dehydratase QuiC → MQRSIATVSLSGTLPEKLEAIAAAGFDGVEIFENDLLYYAGSPRQVRQMCADLGIAITLFQPFRDFEGCRRDRLQKNLDRAERKFDLMQELGTDLVLVCSNVQADALGDEQLLVDDLRLLGEHAGKRGLRIGYEALAWGRHVNTYQQVWNLVRQADHPALGVILDSFHTLSLKGDPSAIRDIPGDKIFFVQMADAPILAMDVLEWSRHFRCFPGQGEMDMAGFLAPILATGYRGPLSLEIFNDGFRAAPTRQNAADGLRSLLYLEEQTRLRLEQENTPIEPGVLFSPPPASAYDGVEFLEFAVDEAVGARLGNWLKRLGFAEAGKHRSKEVQLLRQGDINIVLNAEPYSFGHNFFEAHGPSLCATALRVKDQQAALKRATAFRGQPFRGLVGPNECEVPAVRAPDGSLLYLVEQGTAGHTLYDTDFSLDNNATATGGLRRIDHMALALPAESLDSWVLFYKSLFDFAADDEVVLPDPYGLVKSRALRSQCGTLRLPLNISENRNTAIAHALSSYRGSGVHHIAFDCDDIFREVARAKLAGVPLLEIPLNYYDDLAARFDFDDEFLSELAYYNVLYDRDAQGGELFHVYTEPFEERFFFEIIQRKAGYAGYGAANVAVRLAAMAKARSGAARKPVL
- a CDS encoding MFS transporter; amino-acid sequence: MAHSSSQAKKATASGWIGSALEYYDFFIYAQAAALIFPQIFFPNTDPKMAIIASLATYGVGYLARPIGAFVLGHWGDTRGRKNVLLLCMFLMGLSTMAVGLLPTYHDIGYLAPALLVVLRLIQGFAVAGEISGASSMIMEHAPFGRRGYYASFTLQGVQAGQVLAAAVFLPLAYFMPSEAFTEWGWRIPFLMSAIVLIAGFIIRKEVHETPAFVQEEKQDKVAKSPISEAFRHSWKHMVLVMFMALMNVIPVVATIFGAAYAVQPAYGIGFDKSVYLWIPVVGNIVAVLVIPFVGNLSDKIGRRPTMIAGCLGSGLLAFVYLYAISIQNVPMAFAASIVMWGMVYQGYNAVFPSFYPELFHTRYRVTAMAIAQNIGTMLTAMLPALFAMVAPPGSDNIPLVVGGLAFFITGVCALAAYIAPETHRLAMEDLGNPDAKPMEKAAYEASRKGSFQAVSH
- a CDS encoding DOPA decarboxylase, encoding MTPEQFRQYGHQLIDLIADYRQTVGERPVMAQVEPGYLKAALPATAPQQGEPFAAILDDVNNLVMPGLSHWQHPDFYGYFPSNGTLSSVLGDFLSTGLGVLGLSWQSSPALSELEETTLDWLRQLLGLSGQWSGVIQDTASTSTLVALISARERATDYALVRGGLQAEPKPLIVYVSAHAHSSVDKAALLAGFGRDNIRLIPTDERYALRPEALQAAIEQDLAAGNQPCAVVATTGTTTTTALDPLRPVGEIAQANGLWLHVDSAMAGSAMILPECRWMWDGIELADSVVVNAHKWLGVAFDCSIYYVRDPQHLIRVMSTNPSYLQSAVDGEVKNLRDWGIPLGRRFRALKLWFMLRSEGVDALQARLRRDLDNAQWLAGQVEAAAEWEVLAPVQLQTLCIRHRPAGLEGEALDAHTKGWAERLNASGAAYVTPATLDGRWMVRVSIGALPTERGDVQRLWARLQDVIKG
- a CDS encoding LysR family transcriptional regulator, which gives rise to MNPTFASLSLAHLRTLDHLLQLKNLSHAAERLGVSQSALSRQLAHLREAFDDPLLVRQGRGYVLSEHAEALVEPLRQVLEELHALRQPAIFDPARCERRFCLAASDYVAEHMLPLLVAALEREAPGVSLEYRTWQAGQYALLASGEIDLATTLFDESPPNLHGRLLGEDRAVCLMRQDHPLAAQAALSQADYLAYKHVRISGGGDKDSFIDRHLRAQGLQRRVSLEVPFFCATVQVIASSQAVATVPEHIARQLSRLHDLAWRPLGFIDHSQRYWVVWHQRLQASAEHRWLRNRVFELWRQSQFGVQGGHAGSP